One genomic segment of Brassica napus cultivar Da-Ae chromosome A3, Da-Ae, whole genome shotgun sequence includes these proteins:
- the LOC125606967 gene encoding probable protein phosphatase 2C 33 yields MGSCLSAESMSPTTPGSPCSPGFGVKKRKNSKKRLGSRNSSFNRMRDDDDPLSTVPGRMFLNGSSEVACIFTQQGKKGPNQDAMVVWENFGSRKDTIFCGVFDGHGPYGHMVAKSVRDNLPLKLSAYWEPKVPVEASPKPITTVNSDNNSEDAAAVSFVSAEEEPKPSTDMEEENMEESHSELFQTLKEAFLKAYKVVDRELIFNGSVDCFCSGTTAVTLIKQGEYLVVGNVGDSRAVMGTRDGENGLVAVQLTVDLKPNLPAEEERIKKCRGRVFALKDEPEVCRVWLPNCDSPGLAMARAFGDFCLKNFGLISVPDVSFRRLTQKDEFIVLASDGIWDVLSNEEVVGIVAAAPSRSSAARAVVESAVRAWRYKYPTSKVDDCAAVCLYLHNNTNAISTTVSSISKLADEELETASENDDESGLSGLGRSSSVRTSKEIALDESEAERLIKEEEDNMDTEHGTEYSALEGVARVNTLLNLPRFVPGK; encoded by the exons ATGGGGTCCTGTTTATCTGCAGAGAGCATGAGTCCTACTACACCGGGCTCTCCTTGCTCTCCTGGCTTTGgtgtgaagaaaagaaaaaactctAAGAAGAGACTTGGTTCCAGGAACTCCTCCTTTAATCGCatgagagatgatgatgatccgTTGTCTACGGTTCCGGGTCGGATGTTCTTGAATGGTTCAAGTGAGGTTGCTTGTATCTTCACTCAACAAGGCAAGAAAGGGCCTAATCAAGATGCCATGGTTGTTTGGGAG AACTTTGGTTCAAGGAAAGATACAATCTTCTGTGGAGTCTTTGATGGGCATGGTCCATATGGTCATATGGTTGCAAAGAGTGTCAGAGATAATCTCCCTCTCAAATTAAGTGCTTATTGGGAACCTAAAGTACCAGTTGAAGCTTCTCCAAAGCCCATCACCACCGTTAATAGTGACAACAACTCTGAAGACGCTGCTGCGGTTTCTTTTGTATCTGCTGAGGAAGAACCTAAGCCATCTACTGACATGGAGGAGGAGAACATGGAAGAGTCACATTCTGAATTGTTTCAAACTCTAAAAGAGGCGTTTCTCAAGGCTTATAAAGTTGTGGACAGAGAACTTATATTCAATGGCAGCGTTGACTGTTTCTGTAGTGGGACAACGGCTGTGACTTTGATCAAACAG GGTGAGTATCTCGTTGTTGGAAACGTTGGGGACTCTAGAGCTGTGATGGGGACAAGAGACGGTGAAAATGGTCTTGTTGCTGTTCAACTAACCGTGGATCTCAAGCCAAATCTTCCAG CTGAGGAAGAGAGAATAAAAAAGTGCCGTGGACGTGTGTTTGCTCTCAAAGATGAACCTGAAGTTTGTAGAGTTTGGCTGCCAAACTGTGACTCACCTGGACTTGCCATGGCACGTGCTTTCGGAGACTTTTGTCTGAAAAACTTCGGTCTAATCTCCGTCCCTGATGTATCATTCCGTAGATTAACCCAAAAAGATGAGTTTATAGTGTTGGCTTCAGATGGG ATATGGGATGTACTCTCAAACGAAGAGGTAGTGGGGATTGTAGCTGCAGCACCATCTCGTTCCTCTGCGGCAAGAGCTGTAGTTGAGTCTGCGGTTAGAGCTTGGAGATATAAATACCCGACCTCCAAAGTCGATGACTGTGCTGCGGTTTGCTTGTATCTACATAACAACACAAACGCCATATCTACTACAGTTTCTTCCATCTCCAAACTGGCAGATGAGGAACTAGAAACCGCGTCTGAGAATGATGATGAATCAGGACTAAGCGGTCTAGGCCGTTCGAGTAGTGTCAGGACGAGTAAAGAGATTGCTCTTGATGAAAGTGAAGCTGAAAGGCTgataaaagaagaagaggataatATGGATACAGAGCATGGAACAGAGTATTCTGCACTAGAAGGTGTTGCAAGAGTTAATACACTTTTGAACTTGCCAAGATTTGTGCCTGGAaagtga
- the LOC125606966 gene encoding histidine--tRNA ligase, cytoplasmic-like codes for MAAERTTITLGGKGSSFSSSSVYKIASGVATVRIDSSAIERFSTKPLPLIKRASFGIPQGLTTEETRASLAVLLNKLLLSNSGSVRSALPVKILELLNSKVETFELWDEIEVTEGENVVLEKSCSSLVGVCSVIDHKSTALSQIVDSVAALSCEAAKGDVSSFNSLDSGDGFGYKDAISVAGDLKVLLNGSKAVGKVEVEEVSKIPRIHGKFREVVRGVHSDARVELNSGVKGGKTGSGNSAVGEALGTTLLGLCMSVKSLGECSFLRRKLCAESIGDESVRKVVLEKSFVEYEKLKSGYKSALVEEDQCRFAHKLNECLGIVWRIVGLEAAAAFFVLGGGDKSGDAADKEEAKSDKKKKKNDKKAVLGKGTSMVIQFIKERLVNDGGDQVEQILSLYNPESDCFDYLLAKVKEIVESNENRRLPKLPKGTRDFAKEQMIVREKAFSIIQNVFKKHGATALDTPVFELRETLMGKYGEDSKLIYDIADQGGELCSLRYDLTVPFARYVAMNGIASFKRYQIAKVYRRDNPSKGRYREFYQCDFDIAGLSEPMGPDFEVVKILTELLDKLEIGDYVVKLNHRKLLDGMLEICGVPAEKFRTICSSIDKLDKQTFEQVKKEMVEEKGLSSEIADRIGGFVKEKGAPMELLTKLRQEGSEFLANSSSKEALDELSIMFEALERSKCSHRIVFDLSLARGLDYYTGVIFEAVCIGAEVGSIAAGGRYDNLIGMFGSKQVPAVGMSLGIERVFNIMEEQQKQAVRATETQVLVSVMEDNKLGEAAELASMLWEADINAEYLVTKRQTKHFDRAKSSGIPWMVVVGKNELSGGVVTLKKVVEGSKEEVKDVPRDSFVAELLKRL; via the exons ATGGCGGCGGAGAGAACGACGATTACTCTCGGAGGCAAAGGATCCTCCTTTTCCTCTTCCTCCGTCTACAAGATCGCTTCCGGCGTCGCCACCGTACGTATCGACTCTTCCGCGATCGAGAGATTCTCCACCAAACCCCTCCCACTGATCAAAAGAGCCTCCTTTGGCATCCCTCAAGGTCTAACCACCGAAGAGACCAGAGCTTCCTTGGCCGTGCTCTTGAACAAGCTTCTCTTGTCAAACTCCGGTTCGGTCCGGTCCGCTCTCCCGGTTAAGATACTGGAGCTTCTGAACTCAAAGGTCGAGACTTTCGAGCTTTGGGATGAGATCGAAGTGACGGAAGGTGAGAATGTCGTGTTGGAGAAGTCTTGTTCCTCGTTGGTTGGTGTGTGTTCTGTTATAGATCACAAGTCAACGGCTTTGTCGCAGATTGTTGACTCTGTTGCCGCCTTGAGCTGCGAGGCGGCGAAAGGTGATGTCTCCTCGTTTAATTCGTTGGATTCTGGAGATGGGTTTGGTTATAAAGACGCGATTAGTGTTGCTGGCGATCTCAAGGTTTTGCTTAACGGGTCTAAAGCTGTGGGGAAGGTTGAGGTTGAGGAGGTTTCGAAGATTCCGAGGATTCACGGGAAGTTTAGGGAGGTTGTGAGGGGTGTGCATTCGGATGCTCGTGTTGAGTTGAACTCTGGTGTTAAAGGAGGGAAGACTGGGTCTGGGAACTCTGCGGTTGGTGAGGCTTTGGGGACAACGTTGTTGGGTTTGTGTATGTCGGTTAAGAGCTTGGGGGAGTGTTCGTTTCTTCGTCGTAAGCTGTGTGCTGAGTCCATTGGGGATGAGAGTGTGAGGAAAGTGGTGTTGGAGAAGAGCTTTGTGGAGTATGAGAAGCTGAAGAGTGGTTATAAGTCGGCTCTTGTTGAAGAGGATCAGTGCAGATTTGCGCATAAGTTGAATGAGTGTTTGGGGATTGTGTGGAGAATCGTTGGTTTGGAAGCAGCTGCTGCCTTTTTTGTACTTGGTGGTGGAGACAAGAGCGGAGATGCAGCAGACAAAGAGGAGGCGAAGAgcgataagaagaagaagaagaatgataaGAAAGCTGTTTTGGGGAAGGGGACAAGCATGGTTATCCAGTTTATAAAAGAGAGATTGGTGAATGATGGTGGTGACCAGGTGGAGCAAATCTTGAGTCTTTATAATCCTGAGAGTGACTGTTTTGATTATCTGTTGGCTAAAGTGAAAGAGATTGTAGAAAGTAATGAGAACAGGAGACTTCCCAAGCTTCCAAAG GGCACTAGAGATTTCGCTAAAGAGCAAATGATAGTGAGAGAAAAAGCTTTTTCGATCATACAAAACGTTTTCAAGAAACATGGTGCCACTGCACTTGACACTCCTGTTTTTGAGCTGAGAGAGACACTTATGGGGAAGTATGGAGAAGACTCAAAGCTGATCTACGACATTGCTGATCAG GGTGGAGAGCTTTGCTCTTTAAGATATGATCTAACAGTTCCATTTGCACGGTATGTGGCTATGAATGGTATCGCATCATTCAAAAGATACCAAATAGCAAAGGTGTACAGAAGAGACAATCCATCTAAAGGAAGATACAGAGAGTTTTACCAGTGTGATTTCGATATCGCTGGCTTGTCTGAACCAATGGGACCTGATTTCGAAGTTGTTAAGATCTTAACGGAGCTCCTTGACAAACTGGAGATTGGAGACTATGTGGTGAAACTGAATCATAGAAAGTTGCTTGATGGGATGCTGGAGATATGTGGAGTACCAGCTGAGAAATTCAGAACCATCTGTTCTAGTATCGATAAGTTAGACAAGCAAACATTCGAGCAAGTGAAGAAAGAGATGGTGGAGGAGAAGGGTTTGTCTTCAGAGATTGCAGACAGAATCGGCGGCTTTGTCAAGGAGAAAGGAGCTCCCATGGAGCTACTGACTAAACTGAGACAAGAAGGGAGCGAGTTTTTAGCCAACAGCTCGTCAAAAGAAGCTCTTGATGAGTTGAGTATCATGTTTGAAGCTCTGGAGAGGTCAAAGTGCAGTCACAGGATAGTCTTTGATCTGAGTCTAGCGAGAGGTCTTGATTACTACACGGGTGTCATCTTTGAAGCCGTTTGTATAGGAGCTGAGGTTGGATCAATTGCTGCTGGTGGGAGGTATGATAACCTTATAGGAATGTTTGGATCAAAGCAAGTGCCTGCGGTTGGTATGAGCCTGGGGATTGAGCGAGTGTTTAACATAATGGAAGAACAGCAAAAACAG GCTGTTCGAGCTACGGAGACTCAGGTTTTGGTTAGTGTGATGGAGGATAACAAGCTAGGAGAAGCTGCGGAGCTGGCTAGTATGCTGTGGGAAGCTGACATCAATGCAGAGTATCTAGTGACGAAGAGGCAAACAAAGCATTTTGATCGTGCAAAGAGTTCAGGGATCCCTTGGATGGTGGTTGTGGGCAAGAATGAGCTCAGCGGAGGTGTTGTGACGTTGAAGAAGGTGGTGGAGGGAAGTAAAGAGGAGGTTAAGGATGTTCCTAGAGACAGTTTCGTTGCAGAATTGTTGAAGCGTCTCTGA